Proteins from a genomic interval of Pseudophryne corroboree isolate aPseCor3 chromosome 4, aPseCor3.hap2, whole genome shotgun sequence:
- the LOC134911755 gene encoding uncharacterized protein LOC134911755, translating to MASYMDRVFTTGFIDMYWASDCLWKVQGKDFSNRQKKDQAYRQLVGFSKAHNSDADLIWVKKKIANLRTVFKKEHTRVIESQRSGAGIDDVYKPTLWYYEQMKFLLEKESRDSTLELVVDTSAAEATELECSGEESAESLSTAPPRRRRKTSSLSSDSSATSSVQLIQWAEEMLNRPPDSTCQFSNMIYSQMRGMPKSVCRTFKRIVFDALKRVEDNELSDDLDLMPNPMRHARNAP from the exons ATGGCTTCTTACATGGACCGAGTGTTCACAACTGGATTCATTGATATGTATTGGGCCAGCGATTGTCTGTGGAAGGTCCAAGGCAAGGATTTTTCCAACAGACAGAAAAAGGATCAGGCCTACAGACAATTGGTGGGATTCAGCAAAGCCCATAACAGTGATGCCGATCTAATTTGGGTGAAGAAGAAGATAGCAAATTTGCGGACGGTGTTCAAGAAGGAACACACACGAGTGATCGAGTCCCAACGTTCAGGTGCCGGGATTGATGATGTTTACAAGCCAACGCTATGGTACTATGAACAGATGAAGTTCCTTTTGGAGAAAGAGTCGAGG GATTCTACCCTGGAGCTGGTAGTGGACACTTCCGCAGCAGAGGCAACAGAACTGGAGTGCAGTGGTGAGGAGTCAGCAGAGTCTCTGTCAACAGCACCACCAAGGCGGAGACGAAAGACTTCATCATTGAGTTCTGATTCTTCGGCCACCAGCTCAGTTCAACTTATCCAGTGGGCGGAGGAAATGCTTAATAGGCCACCGGACAGCACTTGTCAATTTTCAAATATGATATATTCTCAGATGCGTGGAATGCCCAAAAGTGTTTGTAGAACTTTCAAGCGCATAGTATTTGATGCATTAAAAAGGGTCGAGGATAATGAACTTTCTGATGACCTGGATCTAATGCCAAATCCTATGCGGCATGCACGAAATGCCCCATAA